In Podospora pseudopauciseta strain CBS 411.78 chromosome 2 map unlocalized CBS411.78m_2, whole genome shotgun sequence, the genomic stretch ctccACATCTCTCTGTTTGAAAGTATTCCAACACGTTCTCTTTTCCAACACGATTTCCAACAAACCATTCAACTCCAAAACAGACACTGGGGTatccccctcttccaactcttctgatccctcctcttctttctcaAATAACTCCACAAGTCAACTCatcctgcccccccccccggaAACGAGAAGACAGCCAATAGAAGAGGGATGAACCCTCTAAatccccttctcctttcccccctgctgccgctgctgctcggGCGGGCTCAAACTCCGTTCCCATTCCTTCATAAACTCACTCCCCATCTTCTTAATATTGGACGGGGTGAGCTTGTTGAGTACAGGCGGGAGCAACTCCTCCAATTTCCCGGTGCTGTTGGGGGATGAGCCGTTCCTCTTGTTGTTGCCGCCGCTGTTCAGTCTCGATTTCGAGCTTTTGTTTTTCCTGCACACAAGATATCATCAGAACCTCTTCTTTTAaacgaaaaaagaaaaaagaaaaagacatTAAGATGTATATTTTGCCcgctggctgggctgggtaTCTCTTcaaacaaaggaaaagaaaaagaaaaaaccgTTGTTGAATGAATAGAAAACCCGGGTATCAcatcaaacaaaaaaacgaaaaaaatGGGACTCATACAATGGcgtctcttcctcttcctcttcctcttcctcctcccctcccctcttcgGCGAGGTCGGATCACTAGGCATAATATCCCCATTCACCGTCGTCCCGCTCCACCGCGGACTcgacacaccaccacccgtcgGCGGGCTGCTATTCCAATTCGACCAGTCATTATCATCCACCGAGTCGGCCGTCAGCGGCGTCCACGAGAACCTCTTTGTTGGTTTTGCCGCTTCCGTCTTTGATCTCCtgagggggagtggtggtggtttaaACTCCTCTTCCTGGGCAGTAGTAGGGATAGGGTCCATTGTCGCCAAATCATCAAACGCCGACGAAACCTTTGGTCGAGGATTGGGTGCGGGCCGGATGGTGTCTTGCTGGTCGCTGCTGTCAAAAAGGAGCATCCTCTCCACTTTCGTCTGGCGCATATTGCCCGTGTTATCGCGGAGGTAGACGCCCTGTCCGGTGATGGGTTCGTCGCCCACCGTCGCTTGGCGGATGTCTTCCATGAAGGTCCAGATACCTGATTTGAGGTCCTGGGCAATCTGCTTAACGCTTGTAGGCTGGGGTGTAGTCCTCGGTGCCCAGGAGGCGCGTTTGGCGAGGTAGCTCGGAGTAACAGGAGCATAGTTATGAACACCATGTGGATCGTAGTCTAGTTTCAGATGGTTCGGCCTGTCTTCATGTATGGAGAAGCCCTCGCCCGGTTTTGTCGGTGATAGCAGCGAGAGTTTCCTCGCGTGACCACCAGTGAATACCCGTCGCCGGCTCTTTTCCGGTGtaggttgctgttgttggtgctgctgccccAGCAACGTCTTCCTCCTGTCCAGCTCAATGCTCCTCCGGATGGCAACCTCGTCGTGACAATCCGCCGGCGAGTTTAACGATCGCAACGCTTCGTGGTTTCGCCTGTTAGCTGGCCTCTTCTTGTATCCCTCGTGTAGGGTAAACTCCTCTTTTAACCTCGCCAGCTCGGCCTCGGCACGGTCCAGCTCTTCCCTCAGCTCCATTACTCGCCTCTCCTGCGCTGCTATCGCGGTGATGAAGTCGATTCCCTCCACTGGGgacatgatggaggagggggtgtcTAATGGTGTTGGGGGAAAGGTcgctgcggtggtggatgctgGGACGGGTCGGGAGGGGAAGGCACTTGGTGGTGCGATGGGTAGGGTCAGGGATAATCTGTTGGTGGTTctggaggctgaggaggtggatcGTGAGGAGCGACCCCCGCTGAACCCACCAAAGGGGGAACTGGGCGAGCTGAGAAGATCATCGGGGATTGTTCGAGGTCGTGTGTCGTCTTGACTGCTTCCTCGGCTTCCAATTCCTCGATTGGCGACGTGCCGCCGTAAATTGTTTGGTGTTCCTTGTCCTGCCATTGTATCGTCCAGGCTTCTTCTAGGTGAAATCATCTGATCCATGTAATAAGGGTACTGTTGGTTCTTTGGCGTGATGGGTGTTCTTGGGCGGGGTGGTTCGGTCTTctgtgctggtggtggtggtggtggtggttgtttgttttCAATGATAAGGGGGTCGGGGGCGATAAACGAGTGTTGTTGTGACGGCTTGCGCAAGGAGGAGAATTCAGGATCAAAGGCCGACCAAGCAGCTCTGCGGCGTCGAAGAaggcggtggcggggagCGGTGTAGCGAGTCGTTCTTctggcgacgacgacggcctTGTGAGCGTTCAGCAGGCGGCTGTCGCGTTGGTATAAAAGAGTGTAGGCGCAAGCCGAAACGAAGCAAGTtcggaggatggggatggaggtcatggaaaaaaaagaagagagcaGCGCGTTCAGAAGGGGACGACAGTGGGTGGAAACCTCATCTCGCCCGATTCATGCGACCCTTTTTTCTTATTGGTGAGAAGACCCTGACCGCCAACCAATGCTGGGGGGTCTCGTCCGGGGGTTGTATGGGTTCGTCGGTGCGACTGCACAGCCCGGTCCTAGCAGCTGTAACTGACAGGGCCCCGCTCCAGATCGTTTGTTCTGAAGCTCTCAAGAATAATGTATTCGAACGTTCGGTTGGAACACGGGGGTGGGTATGTGTGGTGTTGCGGTCTCTCTGTGTTGAACTCGGACAAGATATGGACGAGATATACCCGCCGGACGGATAGCAGCCGTGGTGGCACAAACTGTTGGGGTAGCCTGGCGGCTGCGATCGAATCCTCTCCCCCGTCGGACTTGATCGCTCACCTAAGCACTGGAGACTGTGGTCTGGCTCGTGGGGCCGACAGGGAATAAAAAGGTAAGGTTGACCGTTGGCCAGTGGAGGTGTTGCAAGTCGCAGCAAGTCGCAGGGAGATTCCAGGAGGTCGGAGAGGGGCTTCGATTACTTTAAGGATTCTCAAAATTCATTTCGATTACCTGCATGCCGTGTTGCTCCGCAGTCTCTTCCAGTGCCACAACCGCACGCGAGGATCTGGACGATGACTGGATGGACCGATGGCGAAGACGAGGGACTTGTTGGCCAAGATGGACGAGGTGGTGTGAGTGGGAATTCGGGGAATCGAATGCAAGACATTCCGCGGCAACCAGACAACCTCACACCCTACCCAGCACTACACACATCACGGGGAAAGGAGCATGAGATCCCAATGACCTTAACGAGATAAACAAAACATTCGAATGATTCGAGAAGCAGAAACGCATGAATGAGGCGCCCGGGGTATCACCTATAGCCCGGATATTAAATGGGGATTCTATACCCAGCAATTGCTTGATATAAGCTGGGATGAAAACCTCACCAGCAATGGCTTGGAAACCGTTGCATCGTATACAAAATAGAAATCACAAGCCTTCTCGAACAAGGCCACAAACTCGGTTTCCAGGCGCTGCCAACTGGCTGCAAATCTCAATTTCCCCTGCATTGGAAAGTGGGACGCCCCGGATTTTGGGATCTGGAATTCTTGGAGGCAATGATGCACGAACCACTTGACAAAGCATCTCTGATTGTACTCACGTGATCCCGCGTCCTCGACGCGCTTGCGCTTCTTAGAACGGTACAGCTTGGGCAAAGGGATGCAACCGTTGTTTTCTAATCAAAGCCATGGCAACGTCCCGGCGACGAGCAGCTTACGATTTCTTTTTCCATTGAGAGAAATCGTGGGCGAATTAATTTCTGGTTCTTTTTAATCAATTCACTAGGATCCAGAACCTGCGGATTTCCAGCAAGCCTTTCTCTTACTATCCGCCAGTTCGCCGCCGGGTATTGGCTGGGTTTAGGTGTGGCCAACGACATGCCATCCAAGACACTGCGAGGAGCCGAGAAAAAGGCGCTGGAAGGGGAAAATGAGTCTCAGGACACTCTGGAGGTTTTTAACCGCTTGGTGCAAGGCTACGGTGTTGGCATTGTAAGTTCTTGGTGGCGCTGAATAGGGGACCCCTCACCTTCTCTAGGCTTCCAGCATCTCAGGATTGGCTAACATCGAGACACTGTAGGCAAGCagctcacctccaccaccagaccTCAGCACCACGCCGCCTCCAAGCAAGCCTGGTGTTCAGAAAGGTGCGTCAGTGCTTtgctctttttctttctttctttttttttttttttttttttttttttttttttgtaatTTCTGTGACGAATCCTGAGGACTGACGGATACACATGCACTTAGACGTTGGCCGCTTCAAAAAGCCACCATCCTTCAACGTGAGTATTTTTCGCACGGTTCCAAGGCCGTTGAATTTTCCCGCAAAGCAAACGTTCAACGCCCCTGTTTGTCCGTTCCTAGATTGCACTGACCAGCTTCACAGACGCGGGGGACGACGCGTGCAGGCAACAACAACTCACAATCTCGTCGTCAACATCGTTCCGGCGTGGAAAGGGCACCATCACAGGGGTCACAAACCCGCCAGGCTCCTGGCAGCGATGGCCCAGACACTCAGTTAACAGACATCCCTGCCCCAAACCAGATCAACGTTGCGCGCCGAGACAAGATGGACTCGCAAAAGTCGACACAGTCCAACAATGGTCGAAGCTATGACCAGTACTGTCGTTCGCCATCTCCCAGCATGGACACTCGGACTCGAGAACAAGCGAttgtggaggaagagaatgCAGGGACGGTGCAGTTTGATCTTGATAAAATTCCCCAGGAAACGCCCTATCATGGTTCCAATCTGCCAAACGACTCGGGCTTCGTTGACTATGGTACAAGTCGTCTTCCCAAACATGCATCTCACCAGCCCATCTTATCGTCGCCTCGCCCGCCAGAGACACCGGCTGCTCCACATAACCCGTTTCGACAAGGACTCTCTCAGCtacttcccccctcccaaatgTTTCAGTCGACCCAGTTTTCATCGGCCGTCAAGGTGGCCAGCCCAACTTCCTCACGACCATCGCCGGCAGAGTTCCCTCACCCAGGATCACTTACCGGCCCAGCTCTGTCATCCCCACTTAAGGATCGGGGTCTTCGGTCGTCTTCTGTCCCGAACCCGCCATCAAGCCCACAGATTCTTCCAGGGAGAAAGTCATCCAACCTGGAAAATCGACCCAGCAGTCCCATTCCTAGCGCCTCGAATGGAAACAAAGCTGCTACTGAAGCGCCGCAATCTGAGTTGCTCCCAAGGCGAAGAGCAGCCCCGGAGCCAATGGCCGCTTATGAGCCTATTCAAAAGTCCCAAGAAAGACGTGGCTCCTCGGAAGTGCGGTCAGACCCTCCTGTATTCGAAaaggacgatgatgacgaggagctACTTCGACGTCGAAGGGCACAGAGCAAAAAGAATGCTGCGCTCAAGTCACTAACCGCCATCAGTGTACCGCGTTCAGCGAAGACGAAGATGGCAGAAGTCGAAGTGCCATTGACGAGCAGTGAGAAACAAACGACAAAGGCGGAGGCATATCTTGTCCAGTGCCACGGCACCGAGGCTCAAGATTCTTCACTGGATGAAGAGACCATCAAGGACTCCCAAGCTAAGAACTTGCCATCTGGACCGAAACAGCCCGCTATTGTTGACGACGATTCAACCCAGTCTGACAACGGGGATATGGCAGAGCCAGTGGTAGACTTGACGCCAGTAGCAGAGCCCGAACTTCCAGCAGTGCGTTCAAGGCGGTCAGCTCGTTCAGGCCATCCTGTTGAGCCCCCAGGTCTAGCTCCAGCTACATCCATAATTCCGGAAACGAGTCCTACACGAGTCAGAATGGAAGCCGGTGTGGTAGAGGAGCCAACCCATCAGCCGGCTGCCCCAGAACTGGAGCCGGTCTTGCCTCACTCGACCCCCCCGGCGCCCAATACAAGATCCAGAAGGGCAATTCCTGAGCCTCGTCACCCTTCAAGCTCAGACCTCACCTCCATCGCCTCAACCCCCAGTATCTACACAGACTCTACTAGAGCATCTGTGTCTGAGCGCTCGCCTCTCGAGGCTTCAATGGCTGGCAACTTCTCAACGGTTTCTACGAGACTGAACCGGAGACAAGTCCGTGAGAGAGTTGCAAAGCCGAAAGGCTCAAGAGAGAGTCTGAGGCAATCTGTAAGGTTGCAGAGCAGGAGGGGCTCAGGTTCAACAGACGAGCTCGCTCTGCCCCTGCCGACAACGCCGGCTTTTGAGGATAGCTTGGGCGTCTCCCGTCTCAATATTGCTTCGGCATCTCGGTCGACTTTTCGAGCTGCCTGCGCGAGCATCAAATCGCCCTTCGGCCAGCCTACTTCGGGATTGTTCAGCAATATGGCTTTTGCCATTTCTTTTCAATCGAAAAAGCCAGGTGAAACCAATGATCAGTACAAGAAGCGCATGGACGATTCAACCACCCTTCAGAAGCGTATTGCGCAAGCTGGGGGCAGGGTGCTTCCAAATGGATTCGATGAGCTCTTTGAGGTTTCACCCGGGAGATCACTCACGTCGACCCCGGTCGCTAGTCCTGGGAAGGGCCAGACGTCGGCTGAGATCCAACTCACTCCTGTTGGGTATGCCACCGGATTTACGGCGTTGATTGCTGATGGGCACTCTCGCAAGGTAAAGTACATGCAGGCTTTGGCGTTGGGGCTGCCGTGTATTGCTCCGCGTTGGGTGACGATGTGTCTAGACAggggggagctggtggacTGGTCGCCTTTTCTCTTGTGCGCTGGACAGTCGGCTTTTTTGGATAATGCCATCAGGTCGAGGAGTTTGGCTCCTTATGATGCCGCGACGGCTAGGTTGGCGGATGTGGTTGCCCAGCGCCCGAAGCTGCTGCAGGGGAGCAGGATGCTGGCCGTGGTGAAAAAGTCGGTCCAGTCGAAAAAGATGCCGTATGTGTTTCTGGCGCAGGTGCTGGGGGTTTCGTTGACGAGGGTGTATACTGCTGACGAGGCCAGGGTGGCGGTGAAGgctgcggaggaggcggggcaGGTGTTTGACTGGGTTTATGTTGATGGGAAGTCGGTCGAGCAGGCGCTGTTTTCTGCTCCTTGTTCGAcggggcagaagaagaagaggaagagggggtcgATGGCGGCGCCGGAGGTGGTGacgggggatggtggtgagccGCCCTTGAAGAGGATTAGGACgttggatgatgagttgGTGATTCAGAGTTTgattttggggaggttgattgaggagggggaaatgGAACagtgagtgtgtgtgtaggGGGGGGTATATCCAGTTTACTTTTGGttttttaatttagcttTTATCTGTCATGTATGATTAGCGGGCATGGCgatgggagttggggggaaTGTGAGATATCACGCCTGTAGTTTTGTAGAACGGGATGATGGGTATAGGACAAGAGAATTTATCAGATGGGGATTAGACGGAGaatggaagggggagggatggatTTTATACAGGATAATGTGAAGATACAGCGTATAGTTTATAGCAGATCATTGCGTTTTGAACAGGGAGTTAGTCAAGAGGGAAAAATGAACGTCGTGAATTCATATTACAAAACTTTTACCCTACACTTTCCTTGCGATACAAATCCCAACCCATTGACAAAGGAAGtaactccccctccaccgaaAAGTAAGTTAACGAACGTCTCTAGTTAGTCCAACCTGTCTCTCACTTTTTTTCTGCTATCCagtccttttttttttttttttttttttttgcaggTCAATCAGTTACAAGGAGCATCACACCTCCCGATATGATCCTTGTCGGGATTCAGACAAGTCCCTCCGCAACTGCAGAGCAGCTCGATCTTGTTGCCCGGGGTGTCGGTCAGGCTGCAGGAGCTGCCGCCGCCTGCGCCGGCGACGGGGGCTTGTctctttttgttgttgaagccGCGGGGGtggagcttgttgttgttgctacCAAAACCGGAAAAGAGTGATCTGAAAAAGGAggaatgggaggaggagccatCGTCGGAGTTGGCGTaggggttggagttgggggagatgttggaggtgagggacaaggtggtggtggagttgtCGGGGGGGACGCAGACGTAGAGGGCTTGGATGGGGTCGGTTTTGGTCTTGCCGTCGAGGCAGTTTTCTTTGGAGGCGGAGCAGTAGGATTTTACTATGTCTGCTTCGGCGAAGCCTGGGAGATGGGCTGTTAGTGAGGGGGCAGGGGACAGAGGGTGGAAAGTGGGCGGGGTGGATGAAGGAGTGAGAATGTTTAAAGAAGTCGAAGGGGAAATCATGCGTCTTTGTTTTCCCTGACTGGGCTGATCTAGGTTTtgagagaaggaaagagaCCTACCTTGATGATCCCTCAAGATATACCCACAATACGTAAACCCCTTCCCACAAACTGCCCCCTGACCAGTGGCGGCACCGCTGCCGCCGGAGGCCGCAGGAGCAGATGTAGGTGCCGAAGTAGAAGACCACACCGTTCCTGTCGCCGCCGGAGGCACGGGGATGCTCGACCACGGCACCGTAACAGACGTCGTCGAAGTCGGCGAGGGcaaaggaagaggagtgTTATCCTGTGCCCGAGACAAAGAAGCGAACAGCAGTAAGACGAGTGACAACATCTTGGTCATGGTGGCTGGCCTTGTTGAATGGGGTGATGACGGTAAAGATGAAAGAGACAGTGGGGGTGGTTCATGAACAGGcagtataaaaaaaaaccgaaaaagaaaaatcgACAAGTCCTCGCGTGGTTTGAGGTGTTTATACTGGATTTGTAACTCTTGATCAACTTGTCACCCATAATCGATCTTGAAAAAGGTCGATGGCCTCTTCGATCTTGTATCATCATGCAGGCGTGTCTCCCCTCAACAGTCCAACACCGGCAAGCATATTTGCAAGTTGACCTTAACCCAACACTtcgccaccatcaaccccccccctttcccccagCACATCTACTCGAATCCTCCGCATTGGGAGAGATGTAAAGTGTTATTACGTAGTATCCTGTCGCAGTATACCCTTGGCGTGCTCCCCCCTAcgcaaccaacccccctctcaaccACTGTGATAGCGTGATAGCAACATCCCCTTCGGGAGCCCCGGTGAGAGTCTACAAAGTCCCCCCTGAGTGTACAAACATCAGCCTCGAGATTGATTCCGACAAATTCTTCTCGCAAAGGGTACCTGAGTCGGCCTTATCCGATCACTCACCTGAGAAGAACAATGATAACGGAGAATAAGTAAGACAAGGACTCGAGTGGTGTAACTTGGTAACAATACACACAGGGGATAGCATCTGAGCTGGACAAGTACCAATGAGGGGACCGAATCAGGTAACCTGTCACAGACGTGCAGACAAGTTGGACAGGCAGGCCCTCGAGTCCAATCCGTCTCACCTGTAGCTCCGGTTTTGTGAGCTGTATCCCCCTTGGGCTGAGCTAGATGGAGTGATATGTGATGGCTCATCGGCACTCGGTGAAGGCAAGCTGTCTCGAtatgttgttgtttggcaCTTTGTCTGTTGGAACCTTGAATAACCGATGAACACTTTTGTGATTGGATTATGACCATGTTTTATGTTTTGCTCTGTCTGATACAATATCGGATGGAAGCCAGAGTATCTCTTTGCCAAGGCTGAAGAGTGCTATACCACCACGAAGGACCAAACAAATGACAATACAATACAATAAGTAATAGTAATAGTATAAATAGTAAGTAAAAGGCCCCAATTGCTCCTTTCCCGATGATTTGCGctcccccagcccccagTCCATTCTTTACCTTACCCGAAGTCTACCGAACATTGTAACCTCAAAAAATGCATCTCCCGGTCCATACTTCCTCCCCTGACTGGCCCTCATTGGCACAAATGCAAACCCCATCAATTTgctccccttttccaacacGTGTTCCACACTCTCGGCTCTTCTCTGACCAAAACCACAGGGAATCAAACCGAAAAATAAAAGCCTACCCCCAGAAATGCATTTCTTTCTAAAAAAAACAAAGGCCTTTGACCAAGGCTCGGATTGCTGACAATGACGCCGCTGAAAAGGTCTGGTCGAAAAAGCCAGACCTATGTGATAAATGTGTGTGATGTGAAATGTGAAAATGCCGATTCGAGTCGATATAAAAAAGGGTattgtttcttcttcttcaatgATGGCTGGTCTTGCATCGTGGCGTTGGTCATTTGGCGTTTTCAGCTTTGTTTCTGCTGATGATCGCCTGGAGAGCACTCAAGGAGCAGATAGTGTACAATACACGCCTGTTCATGTGTTTAGACGGACTGATAGAGCAGCAATGGCTCCCCGACATTGCTGATTTCAGGAATGGTGCACTTCAGATCAAAAGCTTTGGAGAGCACAATCTTGAAGATCTGCAAACGAAGAGGGTCAGACATGATACAACTCAAAAAGGCCAAAGAGCACAAGGGACGGGTATACCTTCTGAACGTTGATACTGTGACTTGTGCTGCTAAAGATCAATGCAGCACGCATGGCCTTTGCAAAACGACGGGCCTGGCACACGTTGGTCAGTCGGGAGCAACAATATGTAATCTACCAGAAGCAGGTCATACCTGAGTCGAtatctcctcctgctcctcgcGTGACAAGTTCACAAAGTGGTCGTACTTTGTGCCCACGAGAACAGGGATGGCCGTCTTGTTAAAGCCGCGTCCCTGGCGATACCACTCCTTGATGCTGTTCAACGTGCTCTTGCGAGTCAAATCAAACATGAACAGGATGGCCACGGCATCATTGCACACCAGTGGCAGCATGTTGACAAATTCGCGCTGACCACCCAAATCCCAGATGCTGAAGGTAATCTCAGTGTTTCGGATGCTGATTGTCTTTTCCATAAAGTTGACACCCAGAGTCTGGATGTAGTCCTCGTCCCAGGAACCCTCGACGTATTTGACCATGAGACTTGTCTTGCCAATCTGGGCATCGCCAACCATGCCAACCTTGATGACCACGTGGTTGCGGCCATTATTCTGCACATCACCGGCCACCCCTTGtccattgctgctgctggcatTTGGCGCTTGTCCCGAGAGGCCGGATGGGGGTCGAGAAAGGGAAGGTTGCTGCAATGGCTGGTTTCCGTACCGAGCGGTCGAGTCGGGATCGGTGTTGTCATTCACATGGGGCGAGTTGGCAATTCCGAGACCATGTTGTTCGCCAGAGGATGACTGAGCATGGTGTCGATCGTGGAAGCCATTGAGATCTGAGGCGCCATAGTCGTTTGTAGGCTGAACTGTGTCCTCCATTCCGGCCATAGAGTCATCCTGCAGCTCAACTGGGGCTTGGTTGTAGGTAGGGGTGGGAGTCAGAGCAGAGTCTGAGTAAGGGTGAGCGGCAGCATGATCTTGCTCCATGGTGTTGGGGTCGGCGATGGGGAATTGAGCTGGGGATCCCTCGGGCTGGTTGGAGGGTTCCTGGTAGAAGGCGGTAGGGGGGTTCATGATTAGTCGCGCTGTGGCGGTCGGTAGTCGGTTGAGTGCTTAGACTAGACGGACAAGCCCTAGAGTATAGCAGTCGATCGGGGCGGATGTCGTTGATGAAGATAAATGTGGTGGTCGCTGGTCGGCAGTTGGTAGTCCAATGCTAGGCCAGCGACGAGTTCATGGAGACGCAAAAAACAGAGAGCTGAGGGAAGCGTGGTAGAGGTAAGCTGGGTAGACTAGCT encodes the following:
- a CDS encoding uncharacterized protein (EggNog:ENOG503P1R1; COG:S); amino-acid sequence: MTSIPILRTCFVSACAYTLLYQRDSRLLNAHKAVVVARRTTRYTAPRHRLLRRRRAAWSAFDPEFSSLRKPSQQHSFIAPDPLIIENKQPPPPPPPAQKTEPPRPRTPITPKNQQYPYYMDQMISPRRSLDDTMAGQGTPNNLRRHVANRGIGSRGSSQDDTRPRTIPDDLLSSPSSPFGGFSGGRSSRSTSSASRTTNRLSLTLPIAPPSAFPSRPVPASTTAATFPPTPLDTPSSIMSPVEGIDFITAIAAQERRVMELREELDRAEAELARLKEEFTLHEGYKKRPANRRNHEALRSLNSPADCHDEVAIRRSIELDRRKTLLGQQHQQQQPTPEKSRRRVFTGGHARKLSLLSPTKPGEGFSIHEDRPNHLKLDYDPHGVHNYAPVTPSYLAKRASWAPRTTPQPTSVKQIAQDLKSGIWTFMEDIRQATVGDEPITGQGVYLRDNTGNMRQTKVERMLLFDSSDQQDTIRPAPNPRPKVSSAFDDLATMDPIPTTAQEEEFKPPPLPLRRSKTEAAKPTKRFSWTPLTADSVDDNDWSNWNSSPPTGGGVSSPRWSGTTVNGDIMPSDPTSPKRGGEEEEEEEEEETPLKNKSSKSRLNSGGNNKRNGSSPNSTGKLEELLPPVLNKLTPSNIKKMGSEFMKEWERSLSPPEQQRQQGGKEKGI
- the RAD9 gene encoding radiation sensitive protein rad9 (EggNog:ENOG503NZ60; COG:L), whose amino-acid sequence is MPSKTLRGAEKKALEGENESQDTLEVFNRLVQGYGVGIASSSPPPPDLSTTPPPSKPGVQKDVGRFKKPPSFNTRGTTRAGNNNSQSRRQHRSGVERAPSQGSQTRQAPGSDGPDTQLTDIPAPNQINVARRDKMDSQKSTQSNNGRSYDQYCRSPSPSMDTRTREQAIVEEENAGTVQFDLDKIPQETPYHGSNLPNDSGFVDYGTSRLPKHASHQPILSSPRPPETPAAPHNPFRQGLSQLLPPSQMFQSTQFSSAVKVASPTSSRPSPAEFPHPGSLTGPALSSPLKDRGLRSSSVPNPPSSPQILPGRKSSNLENRPSSPIPSASNGNKAATEAPQSELLPRRRAAPEPMAAYEPIQKSQERRGSSEVRSDPPVFEKDDDDEELLRRRRAQSKKNAALKSLTAISVPRSAKTKMAEVEVPLTSSEKQTTKAEAYLVQCHGTEAQDSSLDEETIKDSQAKNLPSGPKQPAIVDDDSTQSDNGDMAEPVVDLTPVAEPELPAVRSRRSARSGHPVEPPGLAPATSIIPETSPTRVRMEAGVVEEPTHQPAAPELEPVLPHSTPPAPNTRSRRAIPEPRHPSSSDLTSIASTPSIYTDSTRASVSERSPLEASMAGNFSTVSTRLNRRQVRERVAKPKGSRESLRQSVRLQSRRGSGSTDELALPLPTTPAFEDSLGVSRLNIASASRSTFRAACASIKSPFGQPTSGLFSNMAFAISFQSKKPGETNDQYKKRMDDSTTLQKRIAQAGGRVLPNGFDELFEVSPGRSLTSTPVASPGKGQTSAEIQLTPVGYATGFTALIADGHSRKVKYMQALALGLPCIAPRWVTMCLDRGELVDWSPFLLCAGQSAFLDNAIRSRSLAPYDAATARLADVVAQRPKLLQGSRMLAVVKKSVQSKKMPYVFLAQVLGVSLTRVYTADEARVAVKAAEEAGQVFDWVYVDGKSVEQALFSAPCSTGQKKKRKRGSMAAPEVVTGDGGEPPLKRIRTLDDELVIQSLILGRLIEEGEMEQ
- a CDS encoding uncharacterized protein (COG:S; EggNog:ENOG503PWRT); the encoded protein is MTKMLSLVLLLFASLSRAQDNTPLPLPSPTSTTSVTVPWSSIPVPPAATGTVWSSTSAPTSAPAASGGSGAATGQGAVCGKGFTYCGYILRDHQGFAEADIVKSYCSASKENCLDGKTKTDPIQALYVCVPPDNSTTTLSLTSNISPNSNPYANSDDGSSSHSSFFRSLFSGFGSNNNKLHPRGFNNKKRQAPVAGAGGGSSCSLTDTPGNKIELLCSCGGTCLNPDKDHIGRCDAPCN
- the TEM1 gene encoding Ras GTPase tem1 (EggNog:ENOG503NYD0; COG:U; BUSCO:EOG092644X6); its protein translation is MNPPTAFYQEPSNQPEGSPAQFPIADPNTMEQDHAAAHPYSDSALTPTPTYNQAPVELQDDSMAGMEDTVQPTNDYGASDLNGFHDRHHAQSSSGEQHGLGIANSPHVNDNTDPDSTARYGNQPLQQPSLSRPPSGLSGQAPNASSSNGQGVAGDVQNNGRNHVVIKVGMVGDAQIGKTSLMVKYVEGSWDEDYIQTLGVNFMEKTISIRNTEITFSIWDLGGQREFVNMLPLVCNDAVAILFMFDLTRKSTLNSIKEWYRQGRGFNKTAIPVLVGTKYDHFVNLSREEQEEISTQARRFAKAMRAALIFSSTSHSINVQKIFKIVLSKAFDLKCTIPEISNVGEPLLLYQSV